AGGCCCTAGGCCGCCAGCGCGGCCTCCCACACGACGAACGGCTCGACCCAGACCCGCCGCCCGGTGAGGTCGTGCACGCTCACCCGCCACTCGGTCCAGTCCGCGTCCGCGCCGAGGCTGCGCATCGCCGCTGCGGCGACCTGCCGGGCGTGGCGGCCGAGGGCGGCCGGGCCGCGCAGCAGGGTGCCCTCGGCGTCGAGGATGCATTCGGAGCCGTTGGTGCAGTGGAAGCGGTAGCGCGTCATGCCGTCCCTCTCTCCTCGCCGATGATCACGCGGTCGCGGCCGCGATACCGTTCAGGGTTAATGTTCACTATATGTTCTTAATTCGCAATCCGGCCAGGCCGGGGGCGCGATGCCGCAGCCGGTGGCATGGGCGAATAGGGCTCGCCGCCGGCCCGAAACCCTGCCAGATTCCGCCCCTCGGCGGATCGGAGGGCGTGATGGCCGGCGTGTTCGACCCCATCCTGAACTGGCGGCTCCTGCCGGGCTCGCACGCCTTTCCGGGTCCCGACGGCGGCACCTGCATCAACGAGGCGGCCGTGGTGGCGGCAGGCCTGCCCTACCGGGCGATCCGCTCCTCGGCCGATTGCCCGCCCTGCTTCTCCGCCCCGCTCGCGACCTACGCGCTCGGCCTCAACGACGCGATGCCAGATGCCGAGCGCCCGCGCCTGATGGCCTTCGTGCTACGCCTCGCCGGCTCG
The sequence above is drawn from the Methylobacterium terrae genome and encodes:
- a CDS encoding DUF6894 family protein is translated as MTRYRFHCTNGSECILDAEGTLLRGPAALGRHARQVAAAAMRSLGADADWTEWRVSVHDLTGRRVWVEPFVVWEAALAA